CCTAGTTTTATAGTCGTGATCGTTTCACAAaataatgaatgaaatgaaaaatgtcaaaGAATGAAAAAATCTTACCTAAATAACTATAGTTAGGAACAGGCGAATGAACATTATCGTGTGGAGCGTAGTATTGAAATTTGTCCCTTGATAAAAAATCCCCTTCAATGGCAACATTAAACAACGTTCCTTTCCACGTCATTGCTCCAGGAGTGCCAATCAGGGCGGTGCCATCTGCCAGAACAGCACCAGATGTTCCTGACTGACAGAATGCATATTGTTGATGCTCACGTTCAATGGAACGTCCGCGGCATACTTCAACTGCAAAGCTAAACGAAAAGTCTTCGTTTAACACATAGCAAACACCTTGCCCTAGGTACAGGCCGGGAGAATCACTGTCTGTTGCCTTTGATGCATAAGAAAACGGCTGAGGTTTGCTGATTTTTATGTAACGATGAGCACATACAAAAATCTGAAATTAAATGTAAGTATatgttaaaaatattttattttctgaGCTAACGCTCAAACTAAACTAAGAAATGAACTATAATaagaattattttttaaaaacTAAACGAAATTAGATTTAGTTGGATGGTTAGCTAGGCCTAGGTGACTAAAAAACCAAATTTGAAATTGATCAGGCCAATTTGTACGACCGAGCTAGGAATTAATATTTCGTTTTTACTAAGACATACCTTGTTTTCTTTACCCCCCGTTTCCACAGTAACTCCGAGCCACTGGTTGGTTTTGATTTCATCTAGTCCTGGAGGTTCCAGGCGTTGCTCCGGCAAGAAACCGTCATTGTTATTTTCATCGTCTATATCATCTGCTGTGATTTTTATGAAACATATTTAGTAAGaacaatttgttttgtgtatGAATATGTTAGTAATGCTCACAATTcacaataaaaatgttattCGGTATTCAAGCACATGAACATGGATCTAAAGCAGAAATAATCATCCAATAAAAGGTGCTACAATTCAACGCCGCTATTAGCGACGGATTTTCCGTCTCGAAAagtaaatatatatatatcgtTAAAATATccttaaaataatgtttttaatcTTCTAGGTCTCTGTATCATCTTATCTAAATATTCacattcatattttattattcatattttACTATTTGTATTCACTATTCACATTCTACAATATTCACAATATTTACTATTCAAGACGGACGTCTCTCATCATGCACAATTAAATGCCTCTTTGTTCGAGATGTGTACACAAAGGTTTCAacgaaaatattgaaataacTTATGTTTGTACTGTAAATAAACAGAATAGGGATGCACGAATAATTTTAGTTTCATTCAATGGAAGCGAATTACAATTGCATTCTCAGTAACGTAACCATGCAGAGACATTCATTATTTTAAAAGATGATGTCATTCAAACAACACACATGAAAACTTACACTGTCTTTTGGACTCGTATATTGGAAACTGTTCATACCTTCCGGAAGAAGCTTTTGCAGCAAAGgattaaaaaattaaccaaAGTTTATACAACCCTCGTGAGTCAAGAGGATACAAAAATATACGTTGCGTTTTTGTGATATTTATGAAATGCACATAATTTATATTTAGCcataatataaaaataaaagcctTCTAAACAGCGTCCGAGAATCAGATTCTCAGATTGATTTTTGGCATCGTATGTGTTGATAGACAAAGGAGGCCCCAGATGGAACAAAGTAGACCGCGTTTGAGATGGTGCGACTGTATGGAATAGCAATTCAAGAACAGGCGGTTCAAAGAGTTGGCGGACGAAGGCGCTCGACCGCGAGCAGTGACCAGGACCGCTCGGTGATTGCAATTTGCGGATAAAAAGAAGACAAAGATGCCCATCATTAAGGTATGGATGGATATATGGACCAGCTTTCTAGTATCATACATTACCATAAGTTTTTGATGTTCTTCACATTTTTACCATATTCTCATGGATctcaacacaaaacaaaaaaaaaacaacaaacaagaaacaataaataaaacacaccacCACTTACGTCTGATTTGTTACTATAGTTGACAATGTAGCCTAGCatgaagtttttgccaaaagAATGATAGACTGTATCGACAAAACTGCACAAAAATTgttcaataaacaaaattattaCTCTTTTGTGCATAGCTACTCAATCTAAGAATGTTATTGGTAGTTTGCTCTTCACAGCATCAAGACTTTAAACGATTTTCAAACACTTGAGTTATTTTCTATTGATGCTTCTTTATAAATAATTTGTTCACTGATTTCCAAAGAAAAACATGGTCAGCTTATACAaagataaaatattttgttaaaAGTACTGCAAAGCTTTTAAAACGTTAGCAATAAATACCAGTAAAACACAGAACTCATCTCGAATTCTTTGCTTTTGGTCACCCTTTATCGCAATCTGCCAAAGCACGTAATGTGTAGGTATGCAAAATACAAACTCGACTATCTTCtatattgtttgtttttgtgttcgatGAATCATTGAAAGTAAACTTATAAATCTTTAGTTAActgagaaaaataaaattcttaAAAAGAATACATTTCTCTGGGCATTGCATTTGCCTTTAAAATGATCAGTTATTcagtttgaaaaattaaaatatacgTATTAATGCTTATTACACGTTATAACCTGTATTAGATACCGTGATCCAAGTTATATCTAATgtattcaaaattcaaataataCCGTATCCTATTTCCAAAACCAGATGAAGTTTCTTTACTCCAGAATGTGTAGACATATACACAGGCCACTTGAGAATCATGGTGACACAACTTTTATCCAGCTGTGCAACGATATTTTAATCAATTACGTCATATTATCGGCCGCATAAGAAAACTATGATTACTTACTTCTGTAGCCATCTGTAACAACTTGTACGCAATCGTTATGTGCTACTGTGATAGGACATCGAAACAGAGCACCAGAGCGGTTTGATGCTGGTTGTACGTTTTGACCTAGAGGAGCTCCTACGAGGATCCTACAAACGACAACATTTTGAAATAATAGAATATCTGATAGTTCTAATGTCTTACCATTTTGTTATGTTTCCAGTACCACGTTGACTATGCCCAGCAACTGAATAACCAAAGTATGAACCCGGTAGGCCGTGTTTATCTAAGATCTGACGCGTTTCCAGATTAAACATTGAAACACTACCAACTACCGCTATGACCACGCCAAGCATGAGCATATTGTTACTTTTGGTTAAACAAGCAAACCAAATATCATCGATAAAACACACGTTTATTATActaatggaaataaaatttaaataaaaacaaattaacgcATGAAGGCGTTTAACCAACAAAATAGCAGATAATGAACAGACACAGTCATTTTTCAGGTGCCACCCAAAACATGCCTAATGCATctacacacaccaacaacccAGTACCATAGCTACAAAGCACGGTATGATAGTATGTGTATGTGCGATTATACTACTTAAAGGGCTTTATAAAGCTGTCATTATAGCAACGACGCTGCTGTCAAACGAACAGTGTAAGTTTAGCTTCAAGTTTTAATTTTGACTTAGCTTTTATTTCAATAGTACAAATTGAGCTCTCTAAAACATCCTGAACCCAACATCTCATATTGTCTGGTGTCACTGTAAACCACCAAGAGAGATCCCGGTGATACCAGTAAAAATTTGGTTATTCAAATGTCGTAAGGTGTTCTCTATATTCAGTCACGTCAAATAATCTGAACAAATCAGGGTACAGCATTTCTTAATAATGATTTGATAGGTAATGACATTAAAACGTTCAttcttcattcattctttACTTCATTCAACCAATCAGGTCGCACACATTTTCGGACTAACCGTTTCAACCAATCAGGTAGCAGCCTAGTTCAGCCTACAATAGTGGGTTTTACATGTAATGTAAAGAAATTATAGCCGCATGACATTAAGGGTTGTCGAACATCTACAATTGAGATTCTCTATTTTTGTCGAATCGCGAGTGAACGCACCTTTGGTGCCGGGAAGTTTCACATATTCAGCTTTGATTGTCTCAACGTGGTCGCTATTGCAAATGTGTTTTTGGTCTGGTTGTCGGCGATATTTGCTCACACATAACCCGTGTGCTTATTTCAACTAAAATACGCTTGCTTTTGCGTGGTTTGCTCAGTCCAGCTATCCAGTGAATGCAAACAAGCTTTTCGCAGCACATTTAGCAGAGGACGCGCATTTGAAGTTAGTTATATTTCAACAGAGTAAAAGGTGAGTTGTTCAGAGTCAAAGTATTTAAGTATAATGCTGTTTAATAACGgaataaatataaacattTCTTTGTTGTCTTATAGCTGTTCGTGCTGTTAGCCACATTGAACTAATATCTTGATTCAATATGAGCGAAAGTACTtcgacagcaacaacatcagccACCACAATTTCTTCGGCAAACTCATCCAACCCGGATGACAATGCACGCAAGGTGCAGCAATATAAAGACAATTTGATCAATCGCGCAGAAACTCTGATTGTGAAGGAATTTCCTGAGCGTATTGTCCGTTTGAATACTTTATTGGAGACACCGCAGTTTGCTCAGAGAAAATTTTGCGATGTTTACCAGGTAAGTTAAAAATTATTGATACCTTCATTGCTAATCGAATCATGCTGTACCAAAGATAACTTTAtttcgatgatgctgatgaaaaCGTTTCAGCAGAAATACTAAATGTGTTTATGAGATTTaggttttctttcttgtttctttattttttttaaataaaatgtgctCCGGTTCCACGGTCGTCGACCCGATAGCTTCTCTGCATTAGTTTGCTTGGTGATTGTTGGGCGTACAGCCGGAGGCAGTCCCTACTGGTACTGTTGTTTTATAACAGTACCAGTAACCTACGGGCAAAATTTCTTAGAACTTTTTAATTTACAATATGGCAGCAACGCACAAAGATAATGGGATGGCGAGCACATCCGGCTGCGCGATATTTCTCAGTCCTTTCAGTCTAGCCCAAAAGGTTTAGAGTTCTCGGAAATTTTTCGGTAGCCAAATTGTTATACAGACTCTTAGAAATAGTACGAAGTTTTTGGCAATTGTCTGATTATTTTGTATGAGCCGGAAACAAAGGTGTTACACCTTGGCAAATGTGGAAATGATTTCAACCCATCGCAGCTTTTGAATAGTAACGTGAACCGACAAAAACATTCAACCAATATAGACGTAGACTTTCTGATTCAACCAATCCGGTTACAgcgttttccttcttttacAACGAGAGTCCGGTACCGAGAATACAAATAAAATTGATGCTACTCatgtttttaaagcacttTCATTGACACgcatttcatattttattttcgccaCCGTATCATACATCATGTAATGCGTTTCTATTGTTCCTTTTTCAGGAGTTGAATATTCCAGTCCCGGAGCCAATCGTAGTGGAAGATGGTGTTGGAACTGATGACGGTGAAAAACGAGTCAAGCGTCAGCGTTTGGAATCTGCGCCGCTCTCAGGAGGAAGTGACGGCACTAAAGTTCATGCTTTACCATCCGGACGCGTCGATTGTAACCAACCCATCAGCGAACTTATTCTCATCGTTAAACCAGTTATTCGAGCTCTGGTGGAGGATTCGAATTTGCTGAAAATGTGGATTTCGTTTATGATTCCCAAAATTGAGGATGGTAATAATTTTGGGGTATCAATTCAAGAAGATACATTGGCAGAGATCCAATCAGTAGAGACCGAGGCAGCCGCTTTCTTTGATCAAATTTCGCGATACTTTGTATCTCGCGCCAAAGTCGTTTCAAAAGTGGCTAAATATCCGCACATTGAAGATTACAGGCGAGCGGTGGCTGAACTTGATGAAAAGGAATTTCTCAGTCTTTGGCTGGTATTGAGTGAAGTACGAAACCGTTACTGTTCACTACACGATATCGTCAttaaaaatatggaaaaacTTAAAAAGCCACGTTCGTCTAACGCCGACAGTCTGTACTAGATGTGGTCTATAATTAAGCAGAAAAAGTGAAATGCAGAAGAATTTAACAGTGAAGTAAAAACTTGCATTATCAGACCAATTTATCAGTTTACATTTATAGAGTTCGTGATGGACAACATGATTAAAAATAATCCGGAGAAATGTGCATTGATACCCGTGGGTGACTTTAATTGTATTGATTTGTATTCGTATGGAAGGATTATACTTGTACGTCATTTTAATATTGATAGAACGTATCATTTatttcaaacatatttttcttcaaaaacatAAGTAGTATATAGTTCGACCGCATCTTGTCTTCTGAGTGaatctttgttttgcttgtatAAA
This window of the Anopheles cruzii chromosome X, idAnoCruzAS_RS32_06, whole genome shotgun sequence genome carries:
- the LOC128269578 gene encoding integrin alpha-PS1-like encodes the protein MLMLGVVIAVVGSVSMFNLETRQILDKHGLPGSYFGYSVAGHSQRGTGNITKWILVGAPLGQNVQPASNRSGALFRCPITVAHNDCVQVVTDGYRTSSGRYEQFPIYESKRQSDDIDDENNNDGFLPEQRLEPPGLDEIKTNQWLGVTVETGGKENKLKYAADVPLNVSINNMHSVSQEHLVLFWQMAPP
- the LOC128271347 gene encoding proteasome activator complex subunit 3 gives rise to the protein MSESTSTATTSATTISSANSSNPDDNARKVQQYKDNLINRAETLIVKEFPERIVRLNTLLETPQFAQRKFCDVYQELNIPVPEPIVVEDGVGTDDGEKRVKRQRLESAPLSGGSDGTKVHALPSGRVDCNQPISELILIVKPVIRALVEDSNLLKMWISFMIPKIEDGNNFGVSIQEDTLAEIQSVETEAAAFFDQISRYFVSRAKVVSKVAKYPHIEDYRRAVAELDEKEFLSLWLVLSEVRNRYCSLHDIVIKNMEKLKKPRSSNADSLY